In one window of Aceticella autotrophica DNA:
- a CDS encoding THUMP domain-containing class I SAM-dependent RNA methyltransferase produces the protein MENIQLIAPTLFGVEAVTAREIKALGYEDINVEDGKVTFTGDEKAICRSNLWIRTAERVLVKVGEFSALTFDELFEGTKALSWEEWIPENAEFPVEGYSLKSKLHSVPDCQAIIKKAVVERLKRKYKKGWFDENGPTYKIKFSLMKDKAILMIDTSGEGLHKRGYRAVSNEAPLRETLAAALIMLSDWRYDRPLIDPFCGSGTIPIEAALIGAKIAPGLNRKFVSEKWGRIHRKLWKDVREEAAGVIKKEIDLNIKGYDIEQNAIKLSIENAHKAGVDKYIRFRNIPIKDLKTDDKYGIIICNPPYGERMGKLKEAEMLYKEMGRIFKNMETWSYYILTSHEDFEKIFGKKATKKRKLYNGMIKTYYYQYFGPRPKQKEQVKNI, from the coding sequence ATGGAAAATATTCAACTTATAGCACCGACGCTTTTTGGCGTTGAAGCGGTAACGGCAAGAGAAATAAAAGCACTGGGATATGAAGATATAAATGTAGAAGATGGAAAGGTAACTTTTACAGGTGATGAAAAAGCTATATGTAGGTCAAACCTTTGGATAAGAACGGCTGAGAGGGTTCTTGTAAAAGTGGGGGAGTTTAGTGCTTTGACCTTTGATGAGCTTTTTGAAGGAACAAAGGCTCTTTCATGGGAAGAATGGATACCTGAAAATGCCGAATTCCCTGTTGAGGGTTATTCGCTAAAATCTAAACTTCACAGCGTACCTGATTGCCAAGCGATTATAAAAAAAGCTGTTGTGGAAAGGCTAAAAAGAAAATACAAAAAAGGGTGGTTTGATGAAAATGGTCCAACATATAAAATAAAATTCTCATTAATGAAAGATAAAGCAATTCTTATGATTGACACATCTGGAGAAGGGCTTCATAAAAGAGGATATAGAGCAGTATCAAATGAAGCCCCTTTACGTGAAACATTGGCTGCTGCTCTGATTATGTTAAGTGATTGGAGGTATGACAGACCTTTAATTGATCCATTTTGCGGTTCTGGTACAATTCCGATTGAAGCGGCTTTAATCGGTGCCAAGATTGCGCCAGGTTTAAACCGCAAATTTGTTTCTGAAAAATGGGGAAGGATACATAGAAAGCTATGGAAAGATGTAAGGGAAGAAGCTGCTGGGGTTATAAAAAAAGAAATCGACTTAAATATAAAGGGATATGATATTGAACAAAATGCAATAAAATTATCAATAGAAAATGCACACAAAGCAGGTGTTGATAAATACATAAGATTTAGGAATATTCCAATTAAGGATTTAAAAACCGATGATAAATATGGTATAATAATCTGCAATCCGCCATATGGAGAGAGAATGGGGAAATTAAAAGAGGCGGAAATGCTTTATAAAGAAATGGGACGTATCTTTAAAAACATGGAAACATGGTCATATTATATACTTACATCACATGAGGATTTTGAAAAAATATTTGGGAAAAAAGCTACTAAAAAAAGAAAACTGTATAATGGTATGATAAAAACATATTATTACCAATATTTTGGACCAAGACCAAAACAAAAGGAGCAGGTTAAAAATATTTAA
- a CDS encoding class I SAM-dependent methyltransferase, translating into MENEAKIAVEMLKHGKGKVLDVGTGSARMAAALSKYGYNVVSIEYDIDILKKAEENLKKEGNIDNIVLIHGDAHELPFLDETFDVVVTYNAMHHMKDYKRVLDEMVRVCRKDGYILVTELNEKGKEFVDRKHHERGENHEAKLNINDITEYLEEKFALTGEIKHSKYTDIFLCKKI; encoded by the coding sequence ATGGAAAACGAAGCAAAAATTGCAGTTGAAATGCTGAAACATGGTAAAGGAAAGGTACTTGATGTTGGAACAGGCTCTGCACGTATGGCTGCTGCATTATCAAAGTATGGTTATAATGTTGTATCAATAGAATACGATATTGATATTCTTAAAAAAGCTGAAGAAAATCTGAAGAAGGAAGGCAATATTGATAATATCGTTTTAATTCATGGAGATGCCCATGAACTTCCTTTTTTAGATGAAACCTTTGATGTTGTTGTAACATATAATGCTATGCATCACATGAAAGATTACAAAAGGGTTTTAGATGAGATGGTAAGGGTATGCAGAAAAGATGGTTATATACTTGTTACAGAATTAAATGAAAAAGGTAAAGAGTTTGTTGACAGAAAACATCATGAAAGAGGGGAAAACCACGAAGCTAAATTAAATATAAATGATATTACTGAATATTTAGAGGAGAAATTTGCACTAACAGGTGAAATAAAACATTCTAAATATACGGATATATTTTTATGTAAGAAAATCTAA
- a CDS encoding lysylphosphatidylglycerol synthase transmembrane domain-containing protein, whose amino-acid sequence MNNILERKNIYMLILALCLSFAAILIIFKYTGFQNIEYILKINLAYVLLILGIIFLSLLVDTLRIKELLNELGEDLSLRYLFKFNLSTFFIAYITPFGSGALPLTLYLMKKKHIPPNKSLMIITAKVLFSGLFFGTIPPLLLIFFRKQLELTHTLSIFAILISIFLLLLIVGVIYVILRPKFIIGIVNWIEGLPLFKRRNYKVYFNKAREEIYEYNKRFNELFMVSSGGKLFFSQLLYAIVFWLLFYSIAPIILMMMNIPFSIFAVMARQLIFYDILSYNFIPSGAGFVEVGFAGIFSNIVPHNLLGIFIAIWRFFTYYIYLILSGIGFFFTMKKQPKIK is encoded by the coding sequence TTGAATAATATTCTTGAAAGAAAAAATATTTATATGCTTATATTGGCACTATGTTTAAGTTTTGCTGCAATATTAATTATATTTAAATATACCGGTTTTCAAAATATTGAATATATACTTAAGATTAATTTAGCGTATGTCTTGTTAATTTTAGGTATCATATTTTTAAGTTTATTGGTAGATACGTTAAGAATAAAGGAACTGTTAAACGAGTTAGGAGAGGATTTGTCACTAAGATACCTTTTTAAATTCAATCTGTCTACATTTTTTATAGCATATATAACCCCATTTGGCTCTGGAGCACTGCCATTGACCCTTTATTTAATGAAGAAAAAGCACATTCCTCCAAACAAAAGTTTGATGATTATAACTGCAAAAGTATTATTTTCGGGTCTTTTTTTTGGTACAATACCTCCTTTATTACTGATTTTTTTCAGAAAGCAGCTTGAATTAACCCATACCCTTTCTATATTTGCAATTTTAATATCCATATTTTTACTGCTTTTAATCGTAGGAGTAATATATGTGATATTAAGACCTAAATTTATTATCGGAATTGTAAACTGGATTGAAGGGTTGCCATTATTTAAAAGAAGGAACTATAAGGTTTATTTTAATAAGGCAAGAGAGGAAATTTACGAATATAATAAAAGATTTAATGAGCTTTTTATGGTTAGTTCTGGAGGAAAATTGTTTTTTTCTCAACTATTATATGCTATTGTTTTTTGGCTTTTATTTTACAGTATTGCACCAATCATCCTAATGATGATGAATATTCCTTTTAGTATATTTGCTGTAATGGCAAGGCAGCTTATCTTTTATGATATATTATCATACAATTTTATACCTAGTGGTGCAGGTTTTGTGGAAGTTGGTTTTGCGGGTATTTTTTCAAACATTGTTCCACATAATTTACTTGGTATTTTTATTGCAATATGGAGATTTTTCACATATTATATTTATTTAATTCTTTCTGGTATAGGATTTTTCTTTACAATGAAAAAACAACCAAAAATCAAATAA
- a CDS encoding TIGR01906 family membrane protein, translated as MRSLNNIIAISITILLSICIILTNLQFVAFNNDFYQREFEKYKVENTTGMDINQLKKTAVRIQDYLSYKVDNLQTDTVIYEKKTKLFNDRELKHMEDVRILFKKGFFLRNISVAAIFLLILLMYFINKRLLYNLFNSLFTGMLWMLCIVVVGVIIISLNFNMWFTYFHLYFFNNNLWQFDVARDKLIQMLPEGFFSDAVYLAAKNSIITFGFILAILYFVKRKLLKPD; from the coding sequence ATGAGAAGCTTAAATAATATAATTGCAATTTCAATTACAATATTATTATCTATTTGTATAATATTAACAAATTTACAATTTGTAGCATTTAATAATGATTTTTATCAAAGAGAATTTGAAAAATACAAGGTTGAAAATACAACTGGGATGGATATAAATCAGTTAAAAAAAACAGCTGTTAGAATTCAAGATTATCTTTCATACAAAGTGGATAATTTACAAACAGATACAGTTATTTATGAAAAAAAAACAAAGCTTTTTAACGATAGAGAGCTTAAACACATGGAAGATGTCCGTATTCTTTTTAAAAAAGGTTTTTTTCTTAGGAATATTTCGGTAGCTGCAATTTTTTTATTAATATTACTAATGTACTTTATAAATAAAAGGTTACTTTACAATTTATTCAATTCATTATTCACAGGAATGTTATGGATGTTATGTATTGTAGTTGTAGGGGTCATTATTATTTCATTGAATTTTAATATGTGGTTTACATATTTTCATCTGTATTTTTTTAATAACAATTTATGGCAGTTTGATGTTGCAAGAGATAAATTAATACAGATGTTGCCTGAAGGTTTTTTTTCTGATGCAGTATATCTTGCGGCTAAAAATTCAATTATAACATTTGGTTTTATATTGGCTATTTTGTACTTTGTTAAAAGAAAATTATTAAAACCGGATTGA
- the pdaA gene encoding delta-lactam-biosynthetic de-N-acetylase → MIKKLTVMAIITAIFFSLTSCGILKNKKPQVKAPEDLIRKNLSDKKNKDNSQTENNNQENKTVIDKNSFGTNTETNKAIVKTGGLDNTLYGWGLRRMPDHKTPEITSKAMDLIKKYDGIFTGDTNKKVVYLTFDEGYENGYTPKILDILKENNVKAAFFVTGPYIKQHGDLVKRMVDEGHIVGNHTVNHPSLPSISDEKVKEEITKLGDMYKNLTGKQMHYFRPPKGEYSERTLYLTKSLGYKTVFWSLAFADWQPLPGGPDESYNTVMKNIHQGAVILLHAVSKDNTLALDRILKDVKAQGYEFKTLDDIK, encoded by the coding sequence ATGATAAAGAAATTAACTGTTATGGCAATAATTACGGCAATATTTTTTTCTTTAACCTCTTGTGGTATATTAAAAAACAAAAAGCCCCAGGTTAAAGCACCTGAAGACCTTATTCGGAAAAACTTATCAGATAAGAAAAATAAAGATAATTCTCAAACAGAAAATAATAATCAAGAAAATAAAACGGTTATTGATAAGAATTCTTTTGGAACGAATACTGAGACAAACAAGGCAATTGTGAAAACAGGTGGTCTTGATAATACATTATATGGTTGGGGATTGCGGAGAATGCCTGACCACAAGACACCTGAAATAACTTCGAAAGCTATGGACCTTATTAAAAAATATGATGGAATATTTACCGGTGATACTAATAAAAAAGTAGTTTATCTTACTTTTGATGAGGGATATGAAAATGGGTATACACCTAAAATACTTGATATATTAAAAGAGAATAATGTAAAGGCAGCATTTTTTGTAACAGGTCCATATATAAAACAGCATGGGGATTTGGTAAAACGTATGGTAGATGAAGGTCATATAGTTGGCAATCATACGGTAAACCATCCAAGTTTACCGTCAATTTCCGATGAAAAGGTTAAAGAAGAAATTACGAAACTTGGAGATATGTATAAGAATCTTACAGGGAAACAAATGCATTATTTCAGACCACCTAAGGGTGAATACAGTGAAAGGACACTTTATCTTACAAAATCATTAGGATATAAGACGGTTTTTTGGAGCCTTGCTTTTGCGGATTGGCAGCCGCTTCCGGGCGGTCCTGATGAAAGTTATAATACCGTAATGAAAAATATTCATCAAGGTGCAGTTATACTCTTACATGCTGTTTCTAAAGATAATACCCTTGCACTTGACAGGATATTAAAAGATGTAAAAGCACAGGGATATGAATTTAAAACCTTAGATGACATAAAATAG
- a CDS encoding acyl-CoA dehydratase activase, translating to MDLYMGIDVGSVSTDVALIDNQENVVDSVYIRTQGQPIKAIQNALSEIKGSIPEDAQIKGVGTTGSARQLTGLMVGADIVKNEITAHAIAASKLINDVHTVLEIGGQDSKIIILRDGVVVDFAMNTVCAAGTGSFLDQQAYRLNIPIEKFGDMALQSKNPVRIAGRCGVFAESDMIHKQQMGYSTPDIINGLCEALVRNYLNNVGKGKDIKEPIVFQGGVAANKGIKAAFEKALGMEIYVPKYYGIMGAIGGAILAKEVVKKRGYSNFKGFEITDFEYRALGFECNGCSNHCEVVEFIKDDEVISRWGDKCGKWSNSTSKKINAQSLIENNL from the coding sequence ATGGATTTATATATGGGAATAGATGTCGGCTCGGTTAGTACAGATGTAGCTCTTATTGATAATCAGGAAAATGTTGTAGACTCTGTATATATAAGGACACAGGGGCAGCCAATCAAGGCAATTCAAAATGCATTGTCTGAAATAAAGGGATCGATTCCTGAGGATGCTCAGATAAAAGGCGTTGGCACAACAGGTAGTGCAAGGCAACTTACAGGCTTGATGGTAGGAGCAGATATAGTCAAAAATGAAATAACTGCACATGCAATTGCAGCATCAAAGCTAATCAATGATGTACATACAGTGCTGGAAATAGGTGGACAGGATTCCAAGATAATTATACTAAGAGATGGAGTTGTAGTGGATTTTGCAATGAATACGGTGTGTGCAGCGGGAACAGGTTCTTTTCTCGACCAGCAGGCATACAGGTTAAATATACCCATTGAAAAGTTTGGAGATATGGCGTTACAGTCTAAAAATCCTGTTAGAATAGCTGGTAGATGCGGGGTTTTTGCAGAATCTGATATGATACATAAACAGCAGATGGGCTATTCAACACCAGATATTATAAATGGACTTTGTGAAGCACTGGTAAGGAATTATCTTAATAACGTAGGTAAAGGTAAAGACATAAAAGAACCGATTGTTTTTCAAGGTGGTGTTGCTGCAAATAAGGGAATAAAGGCAGCTTTTGAAAAAGCACTTGGAATGGAAATATATGTACCTAAATACTACGGTATAATGGGTGCAATAGGTGGAGCGATCCTTGCCAAAGAAGTTGTAAAAAAAAGGGGCTACAGCAATTTCAAAGGATTTGAAATAACAGATTTTGAATATAGAGCTTTAGGCTTTGAATGTAACGGATGTTCTAATCATTGTGAGGTAGTAGAATTTATAAAAGACGATGAGGTAATATCAAGATGGGGAGATAAATGTGGTAAATGGAGTAACAGTACAAGTAAAAAAATAAATGCACAAAGCTTAATTGAAAATAATCTATGA
- a CDS encoding helix-turn-helix transcriptional regulator, giving the protein MKVLMMKNGGSTQIERQWRILSILSWENKGMSINQIYSRLTKSFGEEVSLKTIKRDIDELSLIFPISEEGEGRGIKYKLEKYKIDNIIFSVYELFSLYFIREIIRKYASSELGEIAFKLIERIISFIPSLYNDYIDRLCKAFLIQKDINTDIDVKVDDLKIIEEAILDKKRIKIRYYSFTSDSVSDREVDPYMIYMRNGYYYLTGFCKMHNEIRDFRISRIKDIKILTDTFEISHSFDRVKYYMYSWDVLKGDKKYLVKIKFIGNAARLVKEFDRCRADEIIEKDDGSLLFIKTISQFDEIKRWILGYGSEAEVIEPIELKDIIKKEIIKMAGKIKEI; this is encoded by the coding sequence ATGAAAGTTTTAATGATGAAAAATGGGGGTTCTACTCAAATTGAAAGACAGTGGAGGATATTATCGATATTATCATGGGAAAACAAAGGTATGTCAATAAATCAAATATATTCAAGACTGACAAAGTCATTTGGAGAAGAGGTATCTTTAAAAACCATTAAAAGAGATATTGATGAATTAAGCTTGATTTTTCCTATATCTGAAGAAGGAGAAGGAAGGGGAATAAAATATAAACTTGAAAAATACAAGATAGATAATATTATATTTTCAGTTTATGAATTGTTTTCGTTGTATTTCATTAGAGAAATAATTAGAAAATATGCTTCATCAGAACTTGGCGAAATTGCATTCAAATTAATTGAAAGGATTATTTCATTTATTCCATCTTTATACAATGATTACATAGACAGGCTTTGCAAAGCTTTTTTAATACAGAAGGATATAAATACCGATATAGATGTAAAGGTCGATGATTTAAAAATAATAGAGGAAGCTATTCTTGATAAAAAAAGAATAAAAATCAGGTATTATTCGTTTACATCCGATAGTGTATCAGATAGAGAAGTTGATCCATACATGATTTATATGAGAAATGGTTACTATTATTTGACTGGATTTTGCAAAATGCATAATGAAATAAGGGATTTTAGAATCTCAAGGATCAAGGATATTAAGATATTAACGGATACTTTTGAAATTTCCCATAGTTTTGATCGAGTGAAATATTATATGTATTCATGGGATGTTCTGAAAGGCGATAAAAAGTATTTGGTGAAAATTAAATTTATCGGCAATGCAGCAAGACTTGTCAAGGAATTTGACAGGTGCAGAGCTGATGAAATAATTGAGAAAGATGATGGAAGTCTTTTATTCATTAAAACAATATCGCAATTTGATGAAATCAAAAGGTGGATTTTAGGATATGGAAGCGAAGCAGAGGTTATTGAGCCAATTGAATTAAAAGATATAATAAAAAAGGAGATTATTAAAATGGCAGGAAAAATAAAGGAGATATAA
- a CDS encoding ATP-dependent metallopeptidase FtsH/Yme1/Tma family protein, which translates to MKKNPHIILLTISLLLNILFALFLYLSINKGTFIPSFIVVVLISLILIGFVLLNKNIFELMPANYKNDINSKVKDNDTKIQITFNDVAGLDEIIDELKIIIDFMNNTEKYKRMGAKIPKGILFYGPPGTGKTLLASALAGETNSTFITASGSEFVEKYVGVGASRIRGLFTRAKKSAPSIIFIDEIDAVGSKRNNDNNSEKDQTLNQLLIEMDGFNSNDGIIVIGATNRLDMLDEALLRPGRFDRSIHIGTPNLKARFEILKVHTRNKPLDNSVSLSEFAKKTHGMTGAHLSSICNEAAILAVIRHKQKIGREEFDEAIERVFAGLKKKNPEILEKERLIAAHHEAGHAIIGKILNSGLVEKISIVPRGEALGYVLNFPKDDAFLMTKTELQNKITMLLGGRASEEIIFNEISTGAENDLKEATKISYQMVCNYGMSELGNRIYDMHLLKSTENIDKEVNKIINICYNNAKMILIKRKNIIKLIAERLLSNEIITKEEIDDLMKDEKEMCV; encoded by the coding sequence ATGAAAAAAAATCCACATATAATATTATTAACTATATCTTTATTGTTAAACATTTTATTTGCGCTTTTTCTATATTTGTCCATAAATAAGGGTACATTTATCCCAAGTTTCATAGTTGTAGTGCTTATATCTCTGATTTTAATCGGATTTGTTTTATTAAATAAAAACATCTTTGAATTGATGCCTGCAAATTATAAAAATGATATTAATAGTAAAGTTAAAGATAATGATACAAAAATACAAATAACCTTTAATGATGTAGCAGGATTAGATGAAATCATCGATGAACTAAAAATCATAATTGATTTTATGAATAATACCGAAAAATACAAACGTATGGGTGCAAAAATTCCAAAAGGAATCTTGTTTTATGGACCTCCTGGCACAGGAAAAACCCTTTTGGCAAGTGCTTTAGCCGGTGAAACCAATTCAACATTTATAACCGCCTCCGGTTCTGAATTTGTCGAAAAATATGTTGGAGTCGGCGCCAGCAGGATAAGAGGTTTATTTACAAGAGCTAAAAAATCAGCACCAAGTATAATATTCATAGATGAAATTGATGCCGTCGGCAGTAAAAGAAACAATGATAACAATTCTGAAAAGGATCAAACATTAAATCAGCTGTTAATTGAAATGGATGGTTTTAACAGTAATGATGGCATAATCGTAATAGGCGCCACAAACAGGCTTGATATGCTGGATGAGGCACTGTTAAGACCCGGAAGATTTGACAGAAGTATTCATATAGGAACTCCAAATTTGAAAGCGCGATTTGAAATATTAAAGGTACATACCAGAAATAAACCTTTGGACAACTCAGTATCATTAAGTGAGTTTGCAAAAAAAACCCATGGAATGACAGGCGCACATCTGTCATCAATATGTAATGAAGCCGCAATATTAGCTGTAATAAGACATAAACAGAAAATAGGAAGAGAAGAATTTGATGAAGCAATAGAAAGGGTTTTTGCAGGTTTAAAGAAGAAAAACCCTGAAATCCTTGAAAAAGAACGTTTAATAGCAGCACATCATGAAGCCGGGCATGCTATAATAGGCAAAATTTTAAATTCCGGTTTGGTAGAGAAAATATCAATAGTACCAAGAGGAGAAGCACTTGGATATGTATTAAACTTTCCAAAAGATGATGCTTTCTTAATGACAAAGACAGAACTGCAAAATAAAATTACCATGCTCTTAGGTGGAAGAGCATCTGAAGAAATTATTTTTAATGAGATATCAACAGGTGCAGAAAATGATCTAAAAGAGGCTACAAAAATTTCTTATCAGATGGTTTGCAATTATGGCATGAGCGAACTTGGCAACAGAATTTATGATATGCATTTATTAAAATCAACTGAAAATATCGATAAAGAAGTAAATAAAATTATCAATATTTGTTATAACAATGCAAAAATGATTCTCATAAAAAGGAAAAATATAATAAAACTTATTGCTGAGCGCCTTCTTAGTAATGAAATCATCACAAAAGAAGAAATTGATGATCTAATGAAGGATGAAAAGGAAATGTGTGTATAA
- the cas4 gene encoding CRISPR-associated protein Cas4, whose product MFLNIIFSIFVFYVLIQAIYEKRPVYRQMNRVIGFKRAKLLYIDKQEEVKRRNVIYGKLLKSEKYGISGKPDYIYELGNELIPLELKSTKVDDNSPLFKDVMQLAAYFLIIEEVFGKKVIRGRIIYQNTMFEVYNRKKVRKDLMEIIKNMRLMENGKYDPEERGSFIKCRFCPCRGTVCKIYEEDGKVDD is encoded by the coding sequence ATTTTTCTTAATATAATATTTTCTATCTTTGTTTTTTACGTATTGATACAGGCAATATATGAAAAAAGACCTGTTTATCGTCAAATGAATAGAGTAATAGGCTTTAAACGGGCAAAACTTCTTTATATAGATAAACAGGAAGAAGTAAAACGCAGAAATGTAATATATGGAAAGCTTCTAAAATCGGAAAAATATGGTATATCAGGAAAACCAGATTATATTTATGAATTAGGAAATGAATTAATTCCTTTAGAACTAAAAAGTACAAAAGTAGATGATAATTCCCCACTTTTTAAGGATGTAATGCAGCTTGCCGCATATTTCTTAATAATTGAAGAAGTGTTTGGAAAAAAGGTTATAAGAGGAAGGATAATTTATCAAAATACAATGTTTGAAGTATATAACAGAAAAAAAGTTAGAAAAGATTTAATGGAAATTATAAAAAATATGCGTTTAATGGAAAATGGCAAATATGACCCCGAAGAAAGAGGAAGTTTTATTAAATGTAGATTTTGCCCTTGCAGAGGGACTGTTTGTAAGATATATGAAGAAGATGGAAAAGTCGACGATTAA